Proteins encoded by one window of Blautia luti:
- a CDS encoding YdbC family protein: MREIQYEIVKEIAVLSTGDSGYTKEINLISWNGKEPKYDIRSFSPNREKCGKGITLNADEAAALLKALQKELNSED, from the coding sequence ATGAGAGAAATCCAGTATGAAATCGTAAAGGAAATCGCAGTATTGTCTACGGGCGACAGTGGCTACACAAAGGAAATCAATCTCATTTCATGGAATGGGAAAGAGCCGAAGTATGACATCCGCAGCTTTTCCCCGAACCGTGAAAAGTGCGGCAAGGGAATCACGCTGAACGCTGATGAAGCGGCGGCACTCCTTAAAGCATTACAGAAAGAATTAAACAGCGAGGATTAA
- a CDS encoding ParB/RepB/Spo0J family partition protein: MKKQDFKVLKTKDLYPFPDNPFHVAEDETLSELAESIKEFGIVTPIITRPKEDGDGYEVIAGQRRVRASELAGINTVPAFVLPLDRDRAIITLVDSNLQRENILPSERAFAYKMKSEAMKRQGFRTDLTSSQVVTKLRTDDKVAQGFGVGRMTVQRFIRLTELIPPILQMVDEGKIALTPAVELSFLKKDEQENLFATMESEEATPSLSQAQRMKQLSQSGRLDMDTIFAIMTEEKGNQKETLKINTSKLKKYFPKNTTPKQMEETIIKLLERELQRKRNRDSR; encoded by the coding sequence ATGAAGAAACAGGATTTTAAGGTGTTAAAGACCAAAGACTTGTACCCGTTCCCCGACAATCCGTTTCATGTGGCAGAAGATGAAACACTGTCAGAGTTAGCGGAAAGCATCAAGGAATTTGGCATTGTCACGCCGATAATCACACGCCCGAAAGAGGACGGGGACGGTTATGAAGTGATTGCAGGACAGCGGCGTGTCCGTGCTTCTGAACTTGCAGGGATAAATACCGTGCCTGCGTTTGTCCTGCCCTTAGACCGTGACCGAGCCATCATCACCCTTGTAGACAGCAATTTGCAGCGTGAGAATATCCTGCCATCGGAGCGGGCGTTTGCTTACAAGATGAAATCCGAAGCCATGAAGCGGCAGGGTTTCCGCACAGACTTAACCTCGTCACAAGTTGTGACGAAGTTGCGGACGGACGACAAGGTGGCACAGGGCTTCGGCGTGGGCAGGATGACCGTGCAGCGTTTTATCCGCCTGACGGAACTGATACCGCCGATTTTGCAGATGGTGGACGAGGGGAAAATCGCCCTCACGCCTGCGGTGGAACTGTCCTTCTTGAAGAAAGACGAGCAGGAAAACCTCTTTGCCACGATGGAGAGCGAAGAAGCAACGCCCTCACTCTCACAGGCACAGCGGATGAAACAGTTAAGCCAGAGCGGGCGGCTTGACATGGATACGATATTTGCGATTATGACGGAGGAAAAGGGCAACCAGAAAGAAACCTTGAAAATCAACACAAGCAAGCTGAAAAAATACTTTCCGAAGAACACAACGCCGAAGCAGATGGAGGAAACCATCATCAAACTTTTGGAGCGTGAGTTGCAGAGGAAACGCAACCGTGACAGCCGCTAA
- the mobV gene encoding MobV family relaxase, with translation MPYAILRFQKRKAGGVAACERHNERKKEAYKSNPDIDMERSKNNYHLIAPPKYTYKKEINRMVAEAGCRTRKDSVMMVETLITASPEFMNQLPPEEQKAYFQTALDFISERVGKQNILSAVVHMDERTPHMHLCFVPITPDNKLSAKAILGNQKSLSEWQTAYHERMSSRWNQLERGQSSMETKRKHVPTWLYKLGGRLDKQYEEIVSALSDINAFNAGKKRDKALDLLSAWLPDVEKFSKEIGKQQAYIDSLKERIGQESDYAGRMRDEKYEQELKVQKANQKIFELQRTNEQMGRLLSKIPPEVLEELQKNHRSRAKER, from the coding sequence ATGCCTTATGCAATCCTGCGTTTCCAGAAACGAAAAGCGGGCGGCGTTGCGGCTTGTGAACGCCACAACGAGCGGAAGAAAGAAGCCTACAAAAGCAACCCAGATATAGATATGGAACGCTCTAAAAACAATTACCATCTCATAGCACCACCAAAGTACACCTACAAGAAAGAGATTAACCGCATGGTAGCCGAAGCGGGGTGCAGGACAAGGAAAGACAGCGTGATGATGGTGGAAACGCTCATCACAGCTTCACCAGAATTTATGAACCAGTTACCGCCCGAAGAACAAAAAGCGTATTTCCAGACGGCTCTTGACTTCATTTCGGAGCGTGTTGGAAAGCAGAATATCCTCTCCGCTGTCGTCCATATGGACGAGAGAACGCCCCATATGCACCTCTGCTTTGTGCCGATTACGCCAGACAATAAGCTGTCAGCGAAAGCTATCTTAGGCAACCAGAAATCATTATCCGAGTGGCAGACCGCCTACCATGAGCGGATGTCCTCACGGTGGAATCAGCTTGAACGGGGGCAGTCCTCAATGGAAACCAAGCGGAAACACGTCCCCACATGGCTCTATAAATTAGGCGGCAGGCTTGATAAACAGTATGAAGAAATCGTGTCTGCCCTATCCGACATCAACGCCTTTAACGCAGGGAAGAAAAGGGATAAAGCGTTAGATTTACTCTCTGCATGGCTGCCAGACGTGGAGAAATTCTCTAAGGAAATCGGGAAACAGCAGGCGTATATCGACAGTTTGAAAGAGAGAATTGGGCAGGAATCAGACTATGCGGGGCGTATGCGTGATGAAAAGTACGAGCAGGAACTAAAGGTGCAGAAAGCGAATCAGAAGATATTTGAATTGCAGAGAACCAACGAGCAGATGGGGCGGCTGCTGTCAAAAATACCGCCCGAAGTGTTGGAAGAATTGCAGAAAAATCATAGAAGCAGAGCGAAAGAAAGGTAG
- a CDS encoding sigma-70 family RNA polymerase sigma factor, translating to MAYNHGREDRKWRIWKEAEEKLLRECGVDEATIEQIRMADRADFNSNRRFYRWTNDVAEYLEDMAGRERQAEVGTVAELLEEIESENLYQVLVTVDGRTLKIVLLKMQGYSTKEIAPLVHLTTGAIYARLDHLRKKLRKIL from the coding sequence ATGGCATACAACCACGGACGGGAGGACAGGAAATGGCGTATCTGGAAAGAAGCGGAGGAAAAGCTGCTGCGTGAGTGCGGCGTTGATGAAGCGACCATTGAGCAGATACGCATGGCGGACAGGGCAGACTTCAATTCCAACAGGCGGTTTTACCGATGGACGAATGACGTTGCGGAATATCTTGAGGACATGGCAGGCAGGGAGCGGCAGGCGGAAGTGGGTACGGTTGCGGAGTTACTGGAAGAGATTGAGAGCGAAAATCTCTATCAAGTATTAGTCACGGTGGACGGGCGTACCTTGAAAATCGTCCTGCTGAAAATGCAGGGGTATTCCACAAAGGAGATTGCCCCGCTTGTGCATTTGACGACTGGTGCCATCTATGCGAGGTTAGACCATCTGCGGAAGAAGCTGCGGAAAATTTTATAG